One region of Limnospira fusiformis SAG 85.79 genomic DNA includes:
- a CDS encoding SufS family cysteine desulfurase — translation MTLIKEKTLGQKVRGDFPILHQEVNGHPLVYLDNAATSQKPQVVLDAIQNYYQTYNSNVHRGIHTLSAKATDEYEKARQKVVEFINADSYQEIIYTRNASEAVNVVAYSWGWENLRAGDEIILSVMEHHSNLVPWQMLAKKTGAVIKYVGLTANQEFDFEEFKTLISPQTKLVAVLQMSNVLGCINPVKEITEIAHQYGAKVLIDACQSLPHLPINVKEIDCDWLVGSGHKMCGPTGIGFLYGKREILESMSPFLGGGEMIGEVSLEGFTCGELPHKFEAGTPAIGEAIALGAALDYLMKIGLDKIHAYEQELTAYLFKKLSDVPEITIYGPPPTAEGKGRAALASFSAGEIHPNDLSMLLNDSGVAVRSGHHCTQPLHKYLKVNSTARASCYFYNTHEDIDAFVVALKEAIAFFKQMS, via the coding sequence ATGACACTTATTAAAGAAAAAACACTAGGACAAAAGGTGCGGGGAGATTTCCCCATTCTACATCAGGAGGTGAACGGACATCCTCTGGTTTATTTGGATAATGCGGCTACTTCTCAAAAACCCCAGGTGGTTTTAGATGCTATCCAAAACTATTATCAAACATATAATTCTAATGTTCATCGGGGTATTCATACCCTTAGCGCTAAGGCGACTGATGAATATGAAAAAGCCCGCCAAAAGGTGGTTGAGTTTATTAATGCTGATTCCTACCAGGAGATTATTTATACTCGTAACGCCAGCGAAGCCGTGAATGTGGTTGCCTATTCTTGGGGGTGGGAAAATCTACGGGCTGGGGATGAGATTATTTTGTCGGTAATGGAACATCACAGTAACTTAGTCCCTTGGCAAATGCTGGCTAAGAAAACTGGGGCGGTGATTAAGTATGTGGGATTAACGGCTAACCAGGAGTTCGATTTTGAGGAGTTTAAAACCCTCATTTCCCCTCAGACTAAGTTGGTGGCTGTCCTGCAAATGTCTAATGTTTTGGGCTGCATTAATCCGGTGAAGGAAATTACGGAAATTGCCCATCAATATGGGGCGAAGGTGTTGATTGATGCCTGCCAAAGTTTACCACATTTACCGATAAATGTCAAGGAAATTGATTGTGATTGGTTAGTGGGTTCGGGTCATAAAATGTGTGGTCCGACGGGGATTGGTTTTCTGTATGGTAAGCGGGAAATACTGGAGTCGATGTCGCCATTTTTGGGGGGTGGCGAGATGATTGGGGAGGTGTCGTTAGAGGGTTTTACCTGTGGGGAATTACCCCATAAATTTGAGGCGGGAACTCCGGCGATTGGAGAGGCGATCGCTTTAGGTGCAGCCCTGGATTATTTAATGAAGATTGGCTTGGATAAAATCCACGCCTACGAACAGGAATTAACGGCTTATTTATTCAAGAAATTAAGTGATGTTCCCGAAATTACTATTTATGGACCCCCCCCAACGGCTGAGGGTAAAGGACGGGCGGCATTAGCATCATTTTCAGCGGGAGAAATTCACCCTAATGACTTATCAATGCTGTTGAATGATTCGGGGGTGGCGGTGCGTTCAGGACACCACTGCACCCAACCTTTACATAAGTATCTAAAGGTTAATTCTACGGCGCGGGCGAGTTGTTATTTTTACAATACCCATGAGGATATTGATGCCTTTGTGGTGGCGTTGAAAGAGGCGATCGCTTTTTTTAAGCAGATGTCTTAA
- the sufD gene encoding Fe-S cluster assembly protein SufD → MIHIQEKPELSYLNQLLNRVRGSLPIPASFPLERNIAEQLQNIRDNAASWVKELAIPTRRHEDWRFTDLSALLELPFQPATAVELSRDEISPLILPEVKGTRLVFVNGFYSPQLSCLDNLPDGVFVGNLGQLDKPLSDKLGNYLTQQPDSQEVFTALNTSSLADAAVVWVHQNQVIDTPIHLLFISLSSSQPVTSQPRTLIVAEPGSKATVIEHYATANILGCSDRTQKTPYFTNTVTELWVGDNAELQHTRLQRELASSFHIGRTVVSQGRSSRYTGNAISLGAKLSRHNFDIHQTAVGTETQLNGLTLVNGQQVADTHSAVFLNHPHGVINQLHKAIVDDRAHAIFNGRIVVPQAAQMTDATQLNRNLLLSAKGRVNTKPQLEIVADNVKCAHGATVSQLEADEIFYLRSRGLDEKTSRNLLIDAFAAEILEKLPLVSLKQILSRCVACRTDEGEM, encoded by the coding sequence ATGATTCATATTCAAGAAAAACCAGAACTTTCCTATTTGAATCAGTTACTTAATCGGGTAAGGGGTTCTCTTCCAATTCCGGCGAGTTTCCCTTTGGAAAGAAACATTGCCGAACAATTACAAAATATTCGTGATAATGCCGCCAGTTGGGTTAAGGAATTAGCTATTCCTACCCGTCGCCATGAAGATTGGCGATTTACCGACCTTTCCGCTTTGTTGGAATTGCCTTTTCAACCAGCCACAGCGGTAGAACTTTCCCGAGACGAGATTTCGCCTTTAATCTTACCGGAAGTTAAAGGGACTAGGTTGGTTTTTGTGAATGGTTTTTACTCCCCCCAACTGTCCTGTTTAGATAATCTTCCTGATGGAGTATTTGTCGGCAATTTAGGACAACTCGATAAACCATTATCCGATAAGTTGGGGAACTACCTAACTCAACAACCCGACAGCCAGGAAGTTTTTACCGCCCTCAATACTTCCTCTTTGGCTGATGCTGCGGTGGTCTGGGTTCACCAAAATCAAGTCATTGATACCCCCATTCATCTGCTATTTATTTCCCTCAGTAGCAGCCAACCTGTAACCAGTCAACCTCGGACTTTAATTGTCGCTGAACCCGGAAGCAAAGCCACAGTAATTGAACACTACGCCACCGCGAATATTTTGGGTTGTTCAGACCGCACCCAAAAAACTCCTTATTTCACTAACACAGTGACAGAGTTATGGGTTGGTGACAATGCCGAATTACAACATACTCGCCTTCAACGAGAATTGGCTTCATCTTTCCATATTGGTCGCACTGTAGTTTCCCAAGGGCGTTCTAGCCGTTATACTGGTAACGCCATTAGTTTGGGGGCGAAATTGTCTCGCCATAACTTCGATATTCACCAAACCGCTGTGGGAACCGAAACTCAGCTTAATGGTTTAACTCTGGTCAATGGTCAACAGGTCGCTGATACCCATAGCGCCGTATTTTTGAACCATCCCCATGGTGTTATCAATCAATTACATAAAGCTATTGTGGATGACCGCGCTCATGCTATATTTAATGGTCGGATTGTGGTTCCCCAAGCGGCACAAATGACTGATGCGACTCAACTGAATCGTAATCTGTTGTTATCGGCTAAAGGGCGGGTTAATACCAAGCCTCAATTAGAAATTGTAGCTGATAATGTCAAATGTGCCCACGGCGCAACTGTTAGCCAATTAGAAGCGGATGAGATTTTCTATCTGCGGAGTCGGGGACTGGATGAAAAAACCAGCCGTAACCTGTTAATTGATGCTTTTGCGGCGGAAATTTTAGAGAAATTGCCTTTGGTTTCTCTCAAGCAAATTTTATCCCGCTGTGTGGCTTGTCGCACTGACGAAGGGGAAATGTAA
- the sufC gene encoding Fe-S cluster assembly ATPase SufC, translating to MIQENSPVILSVKNLTATVDGKAILKGLNLEIKAGEIHAIMGQNGSGKSTFSKILAGHPAYEVTGGEVTFLGQNLLELESEERALIGLFLAFQYPIEIPGVSNLDFLRVAYNSQRKYRGLDELDVFDFEDLIHEKLEVVKMRPEFLERSVNQGFSGGEKKRNEILQMALLEPKLAILDETDSGLDIDALKIVANGVNQLANAENAMLVITHYQRLLDYIVPDYVHVMADGRIIKTGAKELAIELEKQGYDDIIEAATVGV from the coding sequence ATGATTCAAGAAAACAGTCCCGTGATTTTGTCCGTTAAGAATTTAACCGCTACCGTTGATGGTAAGGCGATTTTAAAAGGCTTAAACCTGGAAATTAAAGCCGGAGAAATTCACGCCATCATGGGTCAAAATGGGTCGGGAAAAAGTACCTTTTCTAAAATCTTGGCCGGACATCCAGCCTATGAAGTAACTGGGGGTGAAGTCACATTTTTAGGACAAAATCTCCTGGAATTAGAATCAGAAGAACGCGCCTTAATCGGTCTGTTTTTGGCTTTCCAATATCCCATCGAAATCCCTGGGGTTAGTAATCTCGATTTTCTGCGGGTGGCTTACAATTCCCAACGGAAATATCGGGGCTTAGATGAGTTAGATGTGTTTGATTTTGAGGATTTAATCCACGAAAAATTAGAGGTGGTGAAAATGCGTCCAGAGTTTCTGGAACGTAGCGTTAATCAAGGCTTTTCTGGGGGTGAAAAGAAGCGTAATGAAATCTTGCAGATGGCTTTATTAGAACCGAAATTAGCCATTTTGGACGAAACTGATTCCGGCTTGGATATTGATGCGCTGAAAATTGTCGCTAATGGTGTGAATCAATTGGCTAATGCTGAAAATGCCATGCTGGTGATTACTCACTATCAGCGGTTATTGGATTACATTGTCCCTGATTATGTTCATGTCATGGCTGATGGCAGAATTATTAAAACTGGTGCTAAGGAATTGGCGATCGAGTTGGAAAAACAGGGCTATGATGATATAATTGAAGCAGCCACAGTGGGGGTGTAG